A genomic window from Aquila chrysaetos chrysaetos chromosome 9, bAquChr1.4, whole genome shotgun sequence includes:
- the LRRC74B gene encoding leucine-rich repeat-containing protein 74B, whose amino-acid sequence MAAVSGGGGSGADGGSSGEEDAGGSAGESRYRAACRACGVTPASSLLRRTVGPVLSLRHRGLGPRGAKALALSLMVDTSILMLDLSDNWLQGEGAAAIAEMLKENCYISAVDLSDNKLGIEGAKAFSAMLLENTTIVSLQLSGNEFDDHAAKYLADALTANSKVEILDLSYNMFGDKAGEIFGTAIAENIGLKELKISWNHFHSQGAAALAKGLGANIYLKVLDVSYNGFGNSGATALGEALKANNVLEELNVSNNRISVEGALHFSGGLKGNKSLKRLNMTRNPMQSEGCCGVLKALQANSGTCIEILDLPDIPVNKELAELCDAVKILFPNLLLRYGGNMKLQRKSQLKAELRTQPKVVGNSQNAVA is encoded by the exons ATGGCGGCGGTGtcggggggcggcgggagcggcgcggACGGGGGGAGCTCCG GCGAGGAGGACGCCGGCGGCTCGGCCGGAGAGAGCCGGTACCGGGCTGCATGCCGGGCCTGCGGCGTAACCCCGGCCTCCAGCCTCCTGCGGCGCACAGTGGGCCCCGTGCTCAGCCTGCGGCACCGTGGCCTGGGCCCGCGG ggTGCCAAGGCTTTAGCTCTTTCCTTGATGGTTGATACCTCTATCCTCATGTTAGACCTAAGTGACAActggctgcagggagaaggggcGGCTGCAATTGCAgagatgctgaaagaaaactgctaCATTTCAG ctgttGATTTATCTGACAACAAATTAGGCATTGAAGGAGCTAAGGCCTTTTCTGCTATGCTTCTGGAAAATACTACAattgtgtccctccagctctCAGGAAATGAATTTGATGATCATGCAGCGAAGTATTTAGCGGATGCCCtcacagcaaacagcaaagtGGAAATTCTGGATTTGAGTTACAACATGTTTGGTGACAAAGCAG GTGAAATTTTTGGAACGGCAATAGCAGAAAACATTGGATTAAAGGAACTTAAAATCAGCTGGAACCATTTCCATAGCCAAGGGGCAGCTGCCTTGGCCAAAGGCTTGGGG GCAAACATATACCTCAAAGTGCTGGATGTTTCCTACAATGGCTTTGGCAACAGTGGAGCAACTGCCTTGGGGGAGGCTCTTAAAGCCAACAACGTGCTGGAAGAGCTAAACGTTAG CAACAACCGTATTTCGGTGGAAGGAGCTCTGCACTTTTCAGGTGGCCTGAAAGGAAACAAGAGTCTGAAGAGACTTAAT ATGACCAGAAATCCCATGCAAAGCGAAGGCTGCTGTGGGGTCCTCAAAGCTCTACAAGCAAATTCTGGCACTTGCATAGAGATCCTGGACTTGCCA GACATCCCTGTGAACAAAGAGCTTGCAGAGCTGTGTGATGCTGTGAAAATACTCTTCCCAAATCTTCTCCTCAGATATGGTGGAAACATGAAGTTGCAGAGGAAAAGTCAGTTGAAGGCTGAGCTTCGGACTCAGCCCAAAGTGGTGGGTAATTCCCAGAATGCAGTGGCTTAA
- the P2RX6 gene encoding LOW QUALITY PROTEIN: P2X purinoceptor 6 (The sequence of the model RefSeq protein was modified relative to this genomic sequence to represent the inferred CDS: deleted 1 base in 1 codon) — MTGQEPCGPCGGLLDYKTVKFALTRNRRVGLLHRVLQLGVLGYLFGWVLLVQKGYQDTDPAPRAAVVTKLKGAAVAEWGGAGRRLWDAADYVRPPQGENVLFLVTNFIATARQGQGTCPESPSVLDAMCTEDADCPMGNPVVRGNGIKTGKCLMFNTTHSTCEIYGWCPVENSTLPRKPLLAEAENFTLFIKNTVHFTKFNFSKCNTLQTNDPTYFKSCTYDPFFNPSCPIFRVRDMVEAAGETFGDLALLGGSIGVRIEWNCDLDHPAAQCQPQYSFSLQDRRYNFRTASYYWDSQRRLYRNLLKLYGIRFDISVHGQAGKFGIIPVAVSFGTSIAFFGAATVVCDLVLLYLDAKADVYWKEKFEEAKPPKGKTEAAA, encoded by the exons ATGACGGGCCAGGAGCCGTGCGGTCCGTGCGGCGGCCTGCTCGACTACAAGACGGTGAAGTTCGCGCTGACGCGGAACCGGCGGGTCGGGCTGCTGCACCGCGTGCTCCAGCTCGGCGTGCTGGGCTACCTCTTTGG gtgggtgctgctggtgcagaAGGGCTACCAGGACACCGACCCAGCCCCCCGCGCCGCCGTTGTCACCAAGCTGAAGGGGGCGGCGGTCGCCGAG TGGGGGGGCGCGGGCCGGCGGCTGTGGGACGCGGCGGACTACGTCCGGCCCCCTCAG ggagaaaatgtgctttttctggTGACCAATTTCATCGCTACAGCAAGGCAAGGCCAGGGCACCTGTCCCGAG AGCCCCTCTGTTCTCGATGCGATGTGCACAGAAGATGCAGACTGTCCCATGGGAAACCCGGTGGTTCGTGGCAACG GGATAAAAACTGGGAAATGTCTGATGTTCAACACCACCCATTCCACCTGTGAGATCTATGGCTGGTGTCCTGTGGAGAACAGCACCCTGCCCAG GAAACCTCTTCTGGCTGAGGCGGAGAATTTCactctttttataaaaaatactgtCCACTTCACCAAATTCAACTTCTCCAA GTGCAATACTTTGCAAACCAATGACCCCACCTATTTCAAGAGTTGCACGTACGATCCATTCTTcaacccctcctgccccatcttCCGTGTCCGTGACATGGtggaggcagctggagagacCTTTGGGGACCTCGCACTGCTG gGGGGGAGCATCGGAGTTCGCATCGAGTGGAACTGTGACCTGGATCACCCCGCTGCCCAGTGCCAGCCGCAGTACTCCTTCAGCCTGCAGGACAGGAGGTACAATTTTAG AACTGCCTCCTACTACTGGGACTCCCAGCGGCGTCTCTACCGGAACCTGCTGAAGCTCTACGGCATCCGCTTCGACATCTCCGTGCACGGCCAG GCTGGGAAGTTTGGCATAATTCCTGTTGCCGTGAGCTTTGGCACCAGCATCGCATTCTTTGGTGCC GCCACAGTGGTCTGTGACCTGGTTCTGCTCTACCTGGATGCGAAGGCTGACGTCTATTGGAAGGAGAAGTTCGAGGAG GCAAAACCCCCTAAAGGTAAGACCGAGGCTGCAGCTTAG
- the SLC7A4 gene encoding cationic amino acid transporter 4 isoform X2: protein MARWLPRSTDLTRFCQKLNRVKTLEDDMMETSFNRCLSTIDLTLLGIGGMVGSGLYVLTGTVAKEIAGPAVIVSFIIAGFASLLAALCYAEFGARVPKTGSAYMFTYVSVGEIWAFLIGWNVLLEYMIGGAAVARAWSGYLDSIFNHKIKNFTETHVGTWQVPFLARYPDFLAAAILLVATAFISFGAKVSSWLNHVFSAISMGVILFILIMGFVLAQPKNWSAQEGGFAPYGLSGIMAGTATCFYAFVGFDVIAASSEEARNPQRAVPRAIAFSLGLATGAYILVSVVLTLMVPWHTLDPDSALADAFYRRGYAWAGFLVAAGSICAMNTVLLSNLFSLPRIVYAMAEDGLFFRVFARVHPRTQVPVVGIVVFGLLMALLALVFDLEALVQFLSIGTLLAYTFVAASIIVLRFQQQKVDVPAPAPGGRPSPEPHEGPSAGELKEYESFSDKLQLVDRDKSKEHREPGQLKAAFEPYLEFLSDFYPGEVVTVAVVTLMVSAICLCSILVFGNTHLHLPTWSYSLLLVLFSLGFLLSLLLIWAHEQQRSTQTFQIPLVPLSPALSIVLNIYLMLKLSYMTWLRFAVWLLLGLLVYFGYGIWHSKENLREPRPQRVSARYVVFPSGSLEERVQAVQPGSQPAAGLPDTDTDDCKR from the exons ATGGCGAGATGGCTGCCTCGCTCCACCGACCTGACCCGCTTCTGCCAGAAACTCAACCGGGTGAAGACCTTGGAGGACGACATGATGGAGACATCCTTCAACAGATGCCTTTCCACCATTGACTTGACACTGCTGGGCATCGGGGGCATGGTGGGCTCCGGGCTCTACGTCCTCACAGGCACCGTGGCCAAGGAGATCGCCGGCCCCGCCGTCATCGTCTCCTTCATCATTGCCGGCTTTGCCTCACTCCTGGCTGCTCTCTGCTACGCTGAGTTTGGAGCCCGGGTACCCAAGACGGGCTCTGCCTACATGTTCACCTACGTGTCCGTGGGTGAGATCTGGGCCTTCCTCATCGGCTGGAACGTACTGCTGGAGTACATGATTGGGGGAGCCGCGGTGGCCAGGGCCTGGAGCGGCTACCTGGACTCCATCTTCAACCACAAGATAAAGAACTTCACCGAGACCCATGTGGGCACCTGGCAGGTGCCATTCCTGGCGCGCTACCCTGACTTTCTGGCGGCCGCCATCCTGCTGGTAGCCACCGCCTTCATCTCCTTCGGGGCCAAAGTGTCGTCCTGGCTCAACCACGTCTTCTCGGCCATTAGCATGGGTGTCATCCTCTTCATTCTCATCATGGGCTTTGTCCTCGCGCAGCCTAAGAACTGGAGCGCCCAGGAGGGCGGCTTCGCCCCGTACGGGCTGTCGGGCATCATGGCTGGCACGGCCACCTGCTTCTACGCCTTTGTGGGCTTCGACGTCATCGCAGCCTCCAGCGAAGAGGCCAGGAACCCACAGAGGGCTGTCCCCAGGGCCATCGCTTTCTCCTTGGGGCTGGCCACCGGGGCCTACATCCTGGTGTCGGTGGTGCTGACGCTGATGGTGCCCTGGCACACGCTGGACCCTGACTCTGCCCTGGCAGATGCGTTTTACAGGAGGGGCTATGCCTGGGCAGGGTTCCTGGTGGCCGCTGGCTCCATCTGCG CGATGAACACGGTCCTGTTGAGCAACCTCTTCTCCCTGCCGCGCATCGTCTACGCCATGGCTGAGGACGGGCTCTTCTTTCGGGTCTTCGCCCGAGTGCATCCCCGCACGCAGGTGCCCGTTGTCGGCATCGTGGTCTTTGGGCTGCTCATGGCCCTGCTGGCCCTTGTCTTTGACCTGGAGGCCCTGGTGCAGTTCCTGTCCATTGGCACGCTGCTAGCCTACACCTTTGTGGCCGCTAGCATCATTGTCCTGCgcttccagcagcagaaggtgGATGTCCCCGCACCGGCGCCTGGTGGCCGGCCCAGCCCTGAGCCCCATGAGGGTCCGTCTGCCGGTGAGCTGAAGGAGTACGAGTCCTTCTCCGACAAGCTCCAGCTGGTGGACAGGGACAAAAGCAAAGAGCACCgggagccggggcagctgaAGGCAGCTTTTGAGCCCTACCTGGAGTTCCTCAGCGACTTCTACCCAGGCGAGGTAGTCACGGTGGCCGTGGTGACCCTGATGGTGTCCGCCATCTGCCTCTGCTCCATCTTGGTGTTCGGCAACACCCACCTCCACCTGCCCACCTGGAGCTACTCCCTGCTGCTGGTCCTCTTCAGCCTGGGcttcctcctcagcctcctcctcatCTGGGCGCACGAGCAGCAGCGCAGCACGCAGACCTTCCAG atCCCCCTGGTACCCCTCTCCCCGGCGCTGAGCATCGTCCTCAATATCTATCTGATGCTGAAACTCAGCTACATGACGTGGCTCCGCTTCGCCGTCTGGCTGCTCTTAG GCCTGCTCGTGTACTTCGGTTACGGCATCTGGCACAGCAAGGAGAACCTGCGGGAGCCCAGGCCGCAGCGTGTCAGCGCCCGCTACGTGGTGTTCCCCAGCggcagcctggaggagagggtGCAGGCGGTCCAGCCCGGCTCCCAGCCCGCCGCTGGGCTGCCGGACACCGACACTGATGACTGCAAAAGATGA
- the SLC7A4 gene encoding cationic amino acid transporter 4 isoform X3 — translation MQEVSGQALAPVDPSPCRRAGPAASRMARWLPRSTDLTRFCQKLNRVKTLEDDMMETSFNRCLSTIDLTLLGIGGMVGSGLYVLTGTVAKEIAGPAVIVSFIIAGFASLLAALCYAEFGARVPKTGSAYMFTYVSVGEIWAFLIGWNVLLEYMIGGAAVARAWSGYLDSIFNHKIKNFTETHVGTWQVPFLARYPDFLAAAILLVATAFISFGAKVSSWLNHVFSAISMGVILFILIMGFVLAQPKNWSAQEGGFAPYGLSGIMAGTATCFYAFVGFDVIAASSEEARNPQRAVPRAIAFSLGLATGAYILVSVVLTLMVPWHTLDPDSALADAFYRRGYAWAGFLVAAGSICAMNTVLLSNLFSLPRIVYAMAEDGLFFRVFARVHPRTQVPVVGIVVFGLLMALLALVFDLEALVQFLSIGTLLAYTFVAASIIVLRFQQQKVDVPAPAPGGRPSPEPHEGPSAGELKEYESFSDKLQLVDRDKSKEHREPGQLKAAFEPYLEFLSDFYPGEVVTVAVVTLMVSAICLCSILVFGNTHLHLPTWSYSLLLVLFSLGFLLSLLLIWAHEQQRSTQTFQIPLVPLSPALSIVLNIYLMLKLSYMTWLRFAVWLLLVPLWRCKPRSPSISLTLSGSWSVMACSR, via the exons ATGCAGGAG GTCTCCGGGCAGGCTCTCGCTCCTGTGGACCCTTCACCCTGCCGGAGGGCAGGGCCCGCCGCCTCCAGGATGGCGAGATGGCTGCCTCGCTCCACCGACCTGACCCGCTTCTGCCAGAAACTCAACCGGGTGAAGACCTTGGAGGACGACATGATGGAGACATCCTTCAACAGATGCCTTTCCACCATTGACTTGACACTGCTGGGCATCGGGGGCATGGTGGGCTCCGGGCTCTACGTCCTCACAGGCACCGTGGCCAAGGAGATCGCCGGCCCCGCCGTCATCGTCTCCTTCATCATTGCCGGCTTTGCCTCACTCCTGGCTGCTCTCTGCTACGCTGAGTTTGGAGCCCGGGTACCCAAGACGGGCTCTGCCTACATGTTCACCTACGTGTCCGTGGGTGAGATCTGGGCCTTCCTCATCGGCTGGAACGTACTGCTGGAGTACATGATTGGGGGAGCCGCGGTGGCCAGGGCCTGGAGCGGCTACCTGGACTCCATCTTCAACCACAAGATAAAGAACTTCACCGAGACCCATGTGGGCACCTGGCAGGTGCCATTCCTGGCGCGCTACCCTGACTTTCTGGCGGCCGCCATCCTGCTGGTAGCCACCGCCTTCATCTCCTTCGGGGCCAAAGTGTCGTCCTGGCTCAACCACGTCTTCTCGGCCATTAGCATGGGTGTCATCCTCTTCATTCTCATCATGGGCTTTGTCCTCGCGCAGCCTAAGAACTGGAGCGCCCAGGAGGGCGGCTTCGCCCCGTACGGGCTGTCGGGCATCATGGCTGGCACGGCCACCTGCTTCTACGCCTTTGTGGGCTTCGACGTCATCGCAGCCTCCAGCGAAGAGGCCAGGAACCCACAGAGGGCTGTCCCCAGGGCCATCGCTTTCTCCTTGGGGCTGGCCACCGGGGCCTACATCCTGGTGTCGGTGGTGCTGACGCTGATGGTGCCCTGGCACACGCTGGACCCTGACTCTGCCCTGGCAGATGCGTTTTACAGGAGGGGCTATGCCTGGGCAGGGTTCCTGGTGGCCGCTGGCTCCATCTGCG CGATGAACACGGTCCTGTTGAGCAACCTCTTCTCCCTGCCGCGCATCGTCTACGCCATGGCTGAGGACGGGCTCTTCTTTCGGGTCTTCGCCCGAGTGCATCCCCGCACGCAGGTGCCCGTTGTCGGCATCGTGGTCTTTGGGCTGCTCATGGCCCTGCTGGCCCTTGTCTTTGACCTGGAGGCCCTGGTGCAGTTCCTGTCCATTGGCACGCTGCTAGCCTACACCTTTGTGGCCGCTAGCATCATTGTCCTGCgcttccagcagcagaaggtgGATGTCCCCGCACCGGCGCCTGGTGGCCGGCCCAGCCCTGAGCCCCATGAGGGTCCGTCTGCCGGTGAGCTGAAGGAGTACGAGTCCTTCTCCGACAAGCTCCAGCTGGTGGACAGGGACAAAAGCAAAGAGCACCgggagccggggcagctgaAGGCAGCTTTTGAGCCCTACCTGGAGTTCCTCAGCGACTTCTACCCAGGCGAGGTAGTCACGGTGGCCGTGGTGACCCTGATGGTGTCCGCCATCTGCCTCTGCTCCATCTTGGTGTTCGGCAACACCCACCTCCACCTGCCCACCTGGAGCTACTCCCTGCTGCTGGTCCTCTTCAGCCTGGGcttcctcctcagcctcctcctcatCTGGGCGCACGAGCAGCAGCGCAGCACGCAGACCTTCCAG atCCCCCTGGTACCCCTCTCCCCGGCGCTGAGCATCGTCCTCAATATCTATCTGATGCTGAAACTCAGCTACATGACGTGGCTCCGCTTCGCCGTCTGGCTGCTCTTAG tTCCCCTTTGGAGATGCAAGCCAAGGTCTCCCAGCATCTCCCTGACCCTCTCTGGTTCCTGGAGTGTTATGGCTTGTTCCCGTTAA
- the SLC7A4 gene encoding cationic amino acid transporter 4 isoform X1, with protein sequence MQEVSGQALAPVDPSPCRRAGPAASRMARWLPRSTDLTRFCQKLNRVKTLEDDMMETSFNRCLSTIDLTLLGIGGMVGSGLYVLTGTVAKEIAGPAVIVSFIIAGFASLLAALCYAEFGARVPKTGSAYMFTYVSVGEIWAFLIGWNVLLEYMIGGAAVARAWSGYLDSIFNHKIKNFTETHVGTWQVPFLARYPDFLAAAILLVATAFISFGAKVSSWLNHVFSAISMGVILFILIMGFVLAQPKNWSAQEGGFAPYGLSGIMAGTATCFYAFVGFDVIAASSEEARNPQRAVPRAIAFSLGLATGAYILVSVVLTLMVPWHTLDPDSALADAFYRRGYAWAGFLVAAGSICAMNTVLLSNLFSLPRIVYAMAEDGLFFRVFARVHPRTQVPVVGIVVFGLLMALLALVFDLEALVQFLSIGTLLAYTFVAASIIVLRFQQQKVDVPAPAPGGRPSPEPHEGPSAGELKEYESFSDKLQLVDRDKSKEHREPGQLKAAFEPYLEFLSDFYPGEVVTVAVVTLMVSAICLCSILVFGNTHLHLPTWSYSLLLVLFSLGFLLSLLLIWAHEQQRSTQTFQIPLVPLSPALSIVLNIYLMLKLSYMTWLRFAVWLLLGLLVYFGYGIWHSKENLREPRPQRVSARYVVFPSGSLEERVQAVQPGSQPAAGLPDTDTDDCKR encoded by the exons ATGCAGGAG GTCTCCGGGCAGGCTCTCGCTCCTGTGGACCCTTCACCCTGCCGGAGGGCAGGGCCCGCCGCCTCCAGGATGGCGAGATGGCTGCCTCGCTCCACCGACCTGACCCGCTTCTGCCAGAAACTCAACCGGGTGAAGACCTTGGAGGACGACATGATGGAGACATCCTTCAACAGATGCCTTTCCACCATTGACTTGACACTGCTGGGCATCGGGGGCATGGTGGGCTCCGGGCTCTACGTCCTCACAGGCACCGTGGCCAAGGAGATCGCCGGCCCCGCCGTCATCGTCTCCTTCATCATTGCCGGCTTTGCCTCACTCCTGGCTGCTCTCTGCTACGCTGAGTTTGGAGCCCGGGTACCCAAGACGGGCTCTGCCTACATGTTCACCTACGTGTCCGTGGGTGAGATCTGGGCCTTCCTCATCGGCTGGAACGTACTGCTGGAGTACATGATTGGGGGAGCCGCGGTGGCCAGGGCCTGGAGCGGCTACCTGGACTCCATCTTCAACCACAAGATAAAGAACTTCACCGAGACCCATGTGGGCACCTGGCAGGTGCCATTCCTGGCGCGCTACCCTGACTTTCTGGCGGCCGCCATCCTGCTGGTAGCCACCGCCTTCATCTCCTTCGGGGCCAAAGTGTCGTCCTGGCTCAACCACGTCTTCTCGGCCATTAGCATGGGTGTCATCCTCTTCATTCTCATCATGGGCTTTGTCCTCGCGCAGCCTAAGAACTGGAGCGCCCAGGAGGGCGGCTTCGCCCCGTACGGGCTGTCGGGCATCATGGCTGGCACGGCCACCTGCTTCTACGCCTTTGTGGGCTTCGACGTCATCGCAGCCTCCAGCGAAGAGGCCAGGAACCCACAGAGGGCTGTCCCCAGGGCCATCGCTTTCTCCTTGGGGCTGGCCACCGGGGCCTACATCCTGGTGTCGGTGGTGCTGACGCTGATGGTGCCCTGGCACACGCTGGACCCTGACTCTGCCCTGGCAGATGCGTTTTACAGGAGGGGCTATGCCTGGGCAGGGTTCCTGGTGGCCGCTGGCTCCATCTGCG CGATGAACACGGTCCTGTTGAGCAACCTCTTCTCCCTGCCGCGCATCGTCTACGCCATGGCTGAGGACGGGCTCTTCTTTCGGGTCTTCGCCCGAGTGCATCCCCGCACGCAGGTGCCCGTTGTCGGCATCGTGGTCTTTGGGCTGCTCATGGCCCTGCTGGCCCTTGTCTTTGACCTGGAGGCCCTGGTGCAGTTCCTGTCCATTGGCACGCTGCTAGCCTACACCTTTGTGGCCGCTAGCATCATTGTCCTGCgcttccagcagcagaaggtgGATGTCCCCGCACCGGCGCCTGGTGGCCGGCCCAGCCCTGAGCCCCATGAGGGTCCGTCTGCCGGTGAGCTGAAGGAGTACGAGTCCTTCTCCGACAAGCTCCAGCTGGTGGACAGGGACAAAAGCAAAGAGCACCgggagccggggcagctgaAGGCAGCTTTTGAGCCCTACCTGGAGTTCCTCAGCGACTTCTACCCAGGCGAGGTAGTCACGGTGGCCGTGGTGACCCTGATGGTGTCCGCCATCTGCCTCTGCTCCATCTTGGTGTTCGGCAACACCCACCTCCACCTGCCCACCTGGAGCTACTCCCTGCTGCTGGTCCTCTTCAGCCTGGGcttcctcctcagcctcctcctcatCTGGGCGCACGAGCAGCAGCGCAGCACGCAGACCTTCCAG atCCCCCTGGTACCCCTCTCCCCGGCGCTGAGCATCGTCCTCAATATCTATCTGATGCTGAAACTCAGCTACATGACGTGGCTCCGCTTCGCCGTCTGGCTGCTCTTAG GCCTGCTCGTGTACTTCGGTTACGGCATCTGGCACAGCAAGGAGAACCTGCGGGAGCCCAGGCCGCAGCGTGTCAGCGCCCGCTACGTGGTGTTCCCCAGCggcagcctggaggagagggtGCAGGCGGTCCAGCCCGGCTCCCAGCCCGCCGCTGGGCTGCCGGACACCGACACTGATGACTGCAAAAGATGA